A single region of the Capra hircus breed San Clemente chromosome X unlocalized genomic scaffold, ASM170441v1, whole genome shotgun sequence genome encodes:
- the LOC108633215 gene encoding amine oxidase [flavin-containing] B translates to MDECGETVRGDLHDKCKELLDKICWTESSKQLAILFVNLCVSAEIHEVSALWFLWYVKQCGGTTRIFSTSNGGQERKFVGGSGQVSERIMELLGDRVKLERPVIHIDQTGENVLVETLNHELYEAKYVISAVPPVLGMKIHFNPPLPMMRNQLITRVPLGSVIKSIVYYKEPFWRNMDYCGSMIIEGEEAPVAYTLDDTKPDGSYPAIIGFILAHKARKLARLTKEERLKKLCDLYAKVLGSQEALHPVHYEEKNWCEEQYSAGCYTSYFPPGIMTQYGRVLRQPVGRIYFAGTETATHWSGYMEGAVEAGERAAREILHAMGKIPEDEIWLPEPESVDVPAKPITTTFLQRHLPSVPGLLKLIGLTTIISATALGYLAHKRGLLVRI, encoded by the exons ATCTTCGAAGCAGCTTGCTATTCTCTTTGTGAACCTTTGCGTCTCCGCAGAGATCCATGAGGTCTCCGCTCTCTGGTTCCTATGGTATGTGAAGCAGTGTGGGGGCACGACCAGGATCTTCTCAACATCCAATGGAGGGCAG gagAGGAAATTTGTGGGTGGATCTGGTCAAGTGAGTGAGCGGATAATGGAACTCCTGGGGGATCGAGTGAAGCTGGAGAGGCCTGTGATCCACATTGACCAGACAGGAGAAAATGTCCTTGTGGAGACCCTAAACCATGAATTGTACGAG gctaaGTACGTGATTAGTGCTGTTCCTCCTGTTCTAGGCATGAAGATTCACTTCAATCCCCCTCTGCCAATGATGAGAAATCAACTGATCACTCGTGTGCCTTTGGGTTCAGTCATCAAGAGTATAGTTTATTATAAAGAGCCCTTCTGGAGAAATATGG ATTACTGTGGAAGCATGATTATTGAAGGAGAGGAAGCTCCAGTTGCCTATACATTGGATGATACTAAACCCGATGGCAGCTATCCTGCCATAATAGG ATTTATCCTTGCCCACAAAGCCAGAAAACTGGCCCGTCTTACTAAGGAGGAAAG GTTGAAGAAACTCTGTGACCTCTATGCAAAGGTTCTGGGCTCACAAGAAGCTTTGCAC CCAGTGCACTATGAAGAGAAGAACTGGTGTGAGGAGCAGTACTCAGCAGGTTGCTACACTTCCTACTTCCCTCCTGGGATCATGACTCAATATGGAAG ggtTCTACGCCAGCCAGTGGGCAGGATTTACTTCGCAGGCACAGAGACTGCCACACACTGGAGTGGCTACATGGAGGGGGCTGTGGAGGCTGGCGAGAGAGCGGCCCGAGAG atcctgcatgccatgggCAAGATCCCAGAGGATGAAATCTGGCTGCCTGAACCAGAGTCTGTG GATGTCCCTGCGAAgcccatcaccaccaccttcTTGCAAAGGCATTTGCCCTCCGTGCCAGGCCTGCTGAAGCTGATTGGATTGACCACCATCATTTCAGCAACTGCTCTCGGCTACCTGGCCCACAAGAGGGGGCTCCTGGTGCGAATCTAA